The Burkholderia ambifaria AMMD genome contains the following window.
CGATCCGCACGACGCCAAGCTCGTGCTGCGCTTCGAGGTGATCGGACTGCGCTCCGGCATGCGCCTGCTGCGCACCGAAACCTTCGTGCATTGTCCGAGCGCGCGCACGCGGCTGCTGTTCCTGCCGTACTGGCTCGCGATTCGACTGGGAAGCGGCTGGATCCGGCGGCGCACGCTGGCGGCGGTCGAGACGGCGCTCGCGTAGACCGTCAGAACGGCTTGATCAGGACCAACCCGACGACGATCCCCGCAGCCGCCACGACCGCGCCCGCCGCCTGCCCGAGCCATCGCGCGGGCACGACGACGAGATCGTCGCGCTCCATGCGCCGCAGCGTGCCGGCCAGAATCCCGTGCAGCGCCGCCAGCGCGGTGACGACGACCAGTTTCACCGATAGCCACGTGGCGCCGAACCAGTGACCGTTCAGCGCGATCGCGATCCCCGTGATCCAGACGAGCGCGAGTGCGGGCGCCGTCACCGTACGATCCCAGCGCCGCACCGCACGATGTACGGCCAGGTTGGCGATACGAACGCCAATGGACAGCATCAGCAGCCCGCCGACGAACGTGACGACGGCGGCGACATGCACGGCCTTCAGCACCAGGTAGATCATTGCGCATGCCTCCTGCGCGCGATCCATCCGGCGCTCGCCAGCCCCGCAAACGGCACGACGGCCGACAGCACGAGCCGCGCGACCTCGCCCTTGCTCCACAGCCCGCTCGACGCGCTGCCGACGACCGCCCACACGTACATCGCGAACGCGATGCCGTGAACCGGGCCCATGACCGATACCGCGGCCGGATACCCGGCCAGATGCTTGAGCGGCACGGCCACGCACACCAGCACGACGAGCGTGGTCGCTTCCAGCAACGACAGGTATTGCAGGTTGCGCAGCGCGTTGCGATCGTCTTGTTTCATGGACAGGCCTCCAGGTGGGTCCGCCGCGATTGTCGCGCGTGGCGCGGGTTCGAGCCATTGGCTAGAATGACATCTTTCAACGGATTCTGGCCACGGGCCGCGAACGCCATGCATACGCTCGCCGTGCTCGCTTTGCCCGATGTCGTCCCGTTCGATCTGGGCGTGGCATGCGACACGTTCGCGCGCGTGCGCTCGCCCGACGTCGCGCAGGCATACCGCGTGCGCGTGTGCAGCGAGCATCCGCGCGTCGCGGGCGATTTGTTCGAACTGCGCCCGCCGTTTCGTCTCGACGCGCTGGCCGATGCCGACACGATCGTCGTCCCCGGCACGTCCGTGCCGCTCGCGCCCACGTCGCGTCGCGCGATCGCGGCACTGCGCGCGGCCGCCGCGCGCGGTTGCCGGATCGCGTCGATCTGCAGCGGCGCGTTCGTGCTCGCGGAAGCCGGGCTGCTCGACGGCCTGCGCGCGACGACGCACTGGCTCGCGGCCGCCGAACTCGCGCGCCGCTACCCGAACGTCGAGGTCGACCCGAACGTGCTGTTCGTCGACAACGGGCAGATCCTGACGTCGGCAGGCGCCGCGGCCGGCCTCGATCTGTGCCTGCACATGATCCAGGCCGACTACGGCGCGGCGGTCGCCGTCGATGCCGCGCGCTGCGCGGTGGCGCCGCGCGTGCGCGAAGGCGGGCAGGCGCAGTTCATCGCGCCCGAATGGCCGGCCGGCGGCGACGGGCTGCAGGGCCTGATGGACTGGCTGCAGGCGAACCTGCGCAAGCCGCTGACGCTCGACGCGATGGCCCGCCACGCATCGACGAGCGTGCGCACGCTGACGCGGCGCTTTCAGGCGCACACAGGCACGTCGCCGCGGCAATGGCTGCAGACCGCACGCGTCAGGCATGCGCAGCAGTTGCTGGAGATGACGGAGCTGTCGATCGAGCACGTGGCGACGGAAGCCGGGTTCGGTTCGGTCACCGCGTTTCGCGAGCGCTTCGCCCGCATCGTCGGCACGTCGCCGCAGCGCTATCGCCAGGCATTCCGCGCGCGCGCCGGCGCGTGACGTTCATCAGGAACGCGACCTGACGCCCCCTTTCGCGCCAACCGGACCGCTCGATGACCCGCATCCGCAACCACCTGAACACCGCGCAGCTCCACGCGTTCGTCTCCGCCGCGCATCACAAGAGCCTGCGCGCCGCCGCGCGCGAGCTCGGCGTCACGCAGCCCGCGATCACGCATACGATCCGCGAACTCGAAACGGCGCTGAACGCGGAACTGCTCGTGCGCAGCGTGCGCGGCGTCGAGCTGACCGCGTGCGGCCATGCGCTGCTGCCGCGCGCCGAGCAGCTGCTCGGCGACATGCGCCGCACGGTCGAGGCCGTCGAGCAGGTGAAAGGGGAAATGTCCGGGCGCGTCGCGGTCGGCACGATGCCGTCGATCGCGCTGACCGCGCTGCCGCACGCGGTCACCGCATTCCGCCGGTCGATGCCGAACGTCAGCCTGCATCTCGAGGAAGTGACGGTGCCCGACGCACTCGCGCAGCTGCGCAACGGCACGCTCGACATCGCTGCAATGCACCATGTGCCCGCGCTCGACCGCGATTTCACGCAGGTGCCGCTGCTGTCGACCGAATTCACCGTCGTGATGCGCGAGGGCCACCCGCTCGCGCACGCGCGCCGGTTAGAGGAATTGCTCGACGCCGAGTGGATCGTCACGGTCGGCGCCGAGCAGTTCCCGCACAGCGTAATGAGCGCGATGTTCGACGCGCGCGGGCTGCCGCTGCCCAAGCGCCTGCTGCGCTCGCCGATGTCGTTCGCGGTGACGCTCGGGCTGGTCGCGCGCTCCGACGTGATCGGCTGTTTCACGCGCCCGCTGGCCGCGATGGTGGCGCCGCTCGGCATCCGCACGGCCGAGCTCGACGAAAGCATGCCGCGCTTCGACCTGTCGATCATCGCGCGCCGCGACCTGCTGCCGACGCCCGCCGTCTCGGAATTCGTCAGTTGCCTGCAGCGCGCGGTCAACGAAACGCTCGGCTGAACCGTTCCTAGGTCTGAAACGGTCGCGCGCCGCATGCGCGGGCGTCGGGTCCGGTATCGGGGCTTGTCCTAGGCGCCCTCCGGGTATTTTGTCTTGATAATCTTGCGCACGTCGCGCGCCCGCATCGGGCAGGCGAAACGGACAGTCCGATGCGAAACCGCGCCGGACCGAAGGCTTACGGCGCGGCACAACCGCGCACCCATCGAACAAAACGAGGAGTGACCGAGTGAAAAAGATTCTTGCGGCTGTGACCGTGGCCGTGCTCGCCGTGTCGGCCGGCACCGCGTACGCGAAGGACTGGACGACCGTGCGCTTCGGCGTCGACGCAAGCTACCCGCCTTTCGAATCGAAAGACGCGAGCGGCAAGGTGGTCGGTTTCGACGTCGATCTCGGCAACGAGATCTGCCGCCGCATGAACGCGAAGTGCGTGTGGATCGAAAACGACTTCGACGGGATGATCCCGGCACTGAAGGCACGCAAGTTCGACGGCGTCCTGTCGTCGATGTCGATGACGCCGGCGCGCCAGGAACAGATCGCGTTCTCCGAGAAGCTGTTCAACACGCCGACGCGCCTCGTCGCGAAGAAGGGCGCGGGCCTGATGCCGACCGCCGAATCGCTGAAGGGCAAGTCGATCGGTGTCGAGCAGGGCACGATCCAGGAAACCTATGCGAAGACTTACTGGGCCGCGAAGGGCGTGAAGGTCGTGCCTTACCAGAACCAGGACCAGGTCTACGCCGACCTGATCGCCGGCCGTCTGGACGGCGCGCTGCAGGATGCGGTGCAGGCCGAGATCGGCTTCCTGAAGACGCCGCGCGGCGCGAACTTCGATTTCGCCGGCAAGGACATCGACGATCCGAAGACGCTCGGCAACGGCGCGGGCATCGGCCTGCGCAAGGAAGACACCGACCTGAAGGCGAAGATCGACAGCGCGATCACCGGCATGCGCAAGGACGGCACGTACCAGAAGATCGCGAAGAAGTACTTCGATTTCGACGTGTACGGCAAGTAATACCGCGTAACAGCGCGCTTCTCATCCGCGCAGACGGGCTCCGCAAGGAGCCCGTTTTTTTTGCGCGCGTGCGACCAAACGCTGCGGACGACGCATGCGCGCAGGCCCGCCGGACCGTTATTTTTTACGCGCCAACCCGCTGATTCGGAAAGGGAAACGACGCGCCGCTCGCGTGGTTTGATAGGTTCGCGGAAGGCAACGTACAATCGATCTTCCACGCATACGGATCACTCGCGGCTGCGCCGCCCTCCCCTCATCATGCAAACGCAGACCCATCCGCTGATTTCCCCCGCCGTCGGCACCGAGCGCCAGATCACGAGCTTCCACTACGGCCCGCGCGGCGGCAAGAAGGTCTACATCCAGTCGTCGCTGCACGCGGACGAACTGCCCGGCATGCTGGTCGCCGCGCTGCTGCGCCGCAAGATCGCCGCGCTCGAGACGGCCGGCAAGCTGCGCGGCGAAGTGGTCATCGTCCCGGTGCCGAACCCGATCGGCCTGTCGCAGCACGTGTTCGGCGATCATCTCGGCCGCTTCGAGCTCGGCTCGATGCAGAACTTCAACCGCAATTTCTACGATCTCGCGGCGCTCGTGCTGCCGCGCATCGAAGGCCGCCTGACGAACGACGCGCAGCGCAACCTCGCCGCGGTACGCGCCGCGATGCGCGAGGCGCTCGACGAGCAGAAGCCGCGCACCGAGCTGGATTCGCAGCGCCTCGCGCTGCAGAAGCTGTCGTTCGACGCCGACATCGTGCTCGACCTGCATTGCGACAGCGACGCGGTGCTGCACCTCTACACGAATCCCGATCTGTGGGAAGACGTCGAGCCGCTTGCGCGCTATCTGGATGCGCAGGCGTCGCTGCTCGCGCTGAATTCGGTCGGCAATCCGTTCGACGAGATCCACAGCTTCTGCTGGTCGGATCTGAGCAACCGCTTCGGCGATCGTTTCCCGATCCCGAACGGCGCGATTTCCGTCACGGTCGAACTGCGCAGCGAGCGCGACGTGTCGTACGAGTTCGCCGAGAAGGACGCGCAGGGGATCGTCGAATACCTGACGGAACGCGGCGTCATCGACGGCACGCCCGCGCCGCTGCCGCCGCTCTCGCATCCGGCCACGCCGCTCGCGGGCACCGATCCGCTCGTGGCCCCCGTGTCGGGCGTGATCGTGTTCCGCACGCCGGTCGGCGCATGGATCGAGGCCGGCCAGGAAGTGGCCGACATCGTCGATCCGCTGACCGATCGCGTGATCACGCTGAAGAGCAGCGTGTCGGGCGTGCTGTACGCGCGCCAGATCGTGCGCTTCGCGACGGCCGGGATGGAAGTCGCGCGCATCGCCGGCGCGACGCCGATCCGCACCGGGTCGCTGCTGTCGGCCTGAACGGCCTAGGCGGCCTGGGCCGCGAGCCCGCGCGCCGCCTCGCTGCGCGCGCCAACGACATCGCCCGCTTGCGTGGGCGATGTGCTTTTGGGCCCGGCGGGAGGCCCGGCGGGAGGCCTGGCGGGAGGTCCGGCGCGGCAGCCGGGCCGCGGCTTGCTCGCGTCGACGTTCAGAACGCCGGCACGATCGCGCCCCCGAACTTCTGGTCGATGAACTTGCGCACGTCGTCCGACTCATAGGCCGCGACGAGCTTCTTCACCCACGGCTTGTCCTTGTCCTGCGCGCGCACCGCGATCAGGTTCGCGTACGGCCCGCGCAGATCCTCGATCGCGATCGCATCCTTCGCCGGCGTGAGCCCGGCCTTCACCGCGTAGTCGGTGTTGATCGACGCGGCGTCGAGGTCGGGCAGCGCGCGCGGCAGTTGCGCGGCGTCGAGCTCGACGATCCTGATCTTCTTCGGATTCTCCGCGACGTCGAGCGGCGTCGCGTTCACGCCGTTCGTGCCGGCGCCCGCCTTCAGCTTGATCACCCCGTATTTCTGCAGCAGCAGCAGCGCGCGGTTGCCGTTCGACGGATCGTTCTGGATCCCGACCTTCGCGCCGGCCGGCAAGTCCTTCAGGGACTTGAGCTTCTTCGAATAGAAGCCCATCGGCGCCGTGTAGGTCAGCCCGACATTGACGATCCGGTAGCCGCGCTGCTTGATCTGGCTGTCGAGAAACGGCTGGTGCTGGAAGCCGTTCGCATCGAGGTCGCCCGCGTCGAGCGCCGCGTTCGGCTGCACGTAATCGTTGAATTCGATGACCTTGATCGCGAGGCCCTCGCGTGCGGCGACTTTCGTCACCTCGGTCCAGATCTGCGCGTCGGGGCCGCTCATCGTGCCGATCTTCAGCGTCTGCGGGTCGGCGTGCGCGCCGGGCGCGGCAAAGGCCAGCGCCGCGGCAAGCGCGCCGAGGCCGGTCAGGATCGAACGTCGCATGGTGTCCTCTTTGTCCCGTGTAGTTGTTCAAGCGCGCATCGTGGCACGGGGCCGGAACGCCACCAACCAAGCTTATTTCATGTGCATATTCCTGATTCCGATCGAATCTCAGGCGGAATCGGTATAACTCCCCGCTGTACAAGCGGGCAGAATCCAGTGTCGCTTCGGCACCACACATTGGTCATATGACAGTCGCTGTCATATTCATTACGTGGCCCGCCGATAAAGTTGCCGCCGGTCCGTGAAAGCGCCCGCAGAGAGCGCCGGAACCGCAACTGGACACGCCATTCATTCGCTCGGAGAATCCTTTGAACAAGAAACTGTTGACCATCGCCATCCTCGCAGCAACGGCCGGCACGGCACACGCGCAAAGCAGCGTGACCCTGTACGGCGTGATCGACGCCGGTATCAGCTACGTGAACCACAGCAAGACCGCGAACGGCGGCAGCGGCAAGCTGTTCAAGTACGACGACGGCGTGGCCCAGGGCAGCCGTTGGGGCCTGCGCGGCACCGAAGACCTCGGTGGCGGCCTGAAGGCGATCTTCGTGCTCGAAAACGGCTTCAACAGCGGCAACGGCTCGATCGGCCAGGGTGGCGCGATCTTCGGCCGCCAGGCTTACGTTGGCCTGAGCCAGTCGCAATTCGGCACGGTCACGCTCGGCCGTCAGTACTCGTTCTCGACCGACATCCTCGGTTCGAACTACTCGACGGGCGGCAACACGGTCGCGGGCAACTACGCGTACCACGTGAACGACGTCGACCAGCTCACGTCGAGCCGCATCAACAACTCGGTGAAGTTCCAGAGCGCGAACTACGCCGGCTTCACGTTCGGCGCGTTGTACGGCTTCTCGAACTCGACCGACTTCGCTGGCGCAGCGGGCACGGGCGCCACGAACACGGGCGGCTCGTCGCGTGCATACAGCTTCGGCGTGAACTACGCGAACGGCCCGTTCGCACTCGGCGCGGCCTACACGGACATCCGCTTCCCGAGCCAGTCGTCGCCGGCATTCTCGACGACGATCGCGAACATCAGCACGGGTAACATCCGCGACCTGCGCACGTACGGCGTCGGCGGCCGCTACATCTTCGGCCCGGCAACGGCATGGGCCCTGTGGACGCGCACGCAGTTCACCCCGGTCGCAGCGGGCGCATCGGGCACGTTCTACAACGCATATGAAGCTGGCCTGAAGTACGCATTCACGCCGGCCCTGTCGGCAGCGGCGGGCTACACGTACACGAACGCCACGCAAAACGGCGGCTCGGCACACTGGAACCAGGGCAACCTGGGCCTGGACTACGCGCTCAGCAAGCGTACGGACGTGTACGGCCTGGTCGTCTACCAGAAGGCGTCGGGCAACAACGTGCAAGCGCAGATCGGCTCGAGCACGAGCTACTTCAACACGTCGGGCACGGGTTCGTCGAATCAGCTGGCCGCTCGCGTCGGTATCCGTCACAAGTTCTAAAGCATCCGCTTAACTTGCGGATCACGACGGCAAGAAGCGCCCCGCTCCATGCGGGGCGCTTTTTTATGGGCTTTTAAGTTTCGCTTAATTCTGGGCTGAGAGGATGCTTCCACCCCCCCTGTTGGCCGCCTGAGCATCGGCGGCTTTTTTTTTGAGAACCGCTGCGGCACCGCCATCAACTGCCCACAAGACAGGATCGGAGGCCAAGATGATCGAAGATACCGTTTACAGCCATCTGCACGCGCTTCTGACGCGCCAGCATTCGCTACCGGTCCAGAGCTGCCGCGTGTCGGTGGAAATGCAGCGCCCGTGGGGCCGCCCGTACCGGCTCGTCGAATGGACGATGCATCTCGACGCCCCCGCGCGGCGCCAGATCGTGCCGGCCGAATCGACCGACGAAGAGATCGCCGAGGTCGTCGCGTCGCACGTGCCGGGCCGCCTGTACGGCGACGGCCGGCTGCAGTTCTGATTCCCTCCTGAGCGCGTCGCTGCCCGCATCGCAACCGGCCCGCACGCATCGTGCGGCACTCGGTCTCGTTTGACGCGGCAACGAAGTCTGCTACGCTGCGCGTTTTCGTCCACGCAACACACGATGGAAAACGCATTCAACGAACGCGGCGTGACGATCACGCGCAACGGCCTGTCGGCCGCCGGTCAAGTCTTTCCGCTGCGTGACATCCGCAACGTCGACGTCGTCAAGATCCCGAAGAATCGCGTCGTGCCCTGGCTGATCTCGCTGATCGGCGTGGCCGCCGCCATCGCCGGCGGCATCGGCGGATCGAGCGGCGCGCTGGTCGTCGGCGTGATGCTCGCCGTCGTCGGCTATCTCGCCTGGACCACGCAGGACGTCACGTACCGGCTGATGGTCGAGATGCCCGACGGCAAGCGCGAAGCGCTGTCGAGCGTCGACGCCGAGTTCGTCGAGCGCGTCGCGCAGATCGTGCGCGAGGCACGCGCCGCGACGGCCGCCGGCTGATTTCCGCTGCGCCCGCCCACCACCTACTATGAATTGAGCGGCACGCCGCCGCATCGTTCGAGGAGGTGGGCATGAACCCCCAATCGCTGTCCGGCATGCTGCGCGCGCAGGAGTTGCTGCTCGTCTCGATGATTCGCACGCTGCCGCCCGACACACGCCGCGCGCTCGTCGACCTCTACGCCGAACAGCTCGCGTTCGCCGAACAAACCGGCTTCGAAGGCCACGGCGATCGCGCGACGCACGATGCGTTCATTGCGCATGCGCGCAACCTGCTGATTCGCATCGAAGCGCTGGCCTAGCGTCCGTCTTTCCCGAATTCATCCCCGCGCGGCTCGCCCGACCCGCGCCGACGGCGCGTGTCCGCACTCGCCGTTTTCCGTTCTTGTATTGACAATGATTCTCATTTACACTGACAGAATCATTCGTTCCGTTCAATTCGCCGTTTGCCGCCTGTCGCGCGCGAACGGGCCAGCCAGGTGAACCCGTCACCCAGCCAGCCTTCGGGCTCGTTATCGTCAATGGGAGACCACCTGTGCATTGCTATTCGCTGGCGCGGCGGCCGATCTGTGCCGCGCTGTTCGGCGTGTTCGGCCTGTCCGCCGCCCCCGCTTACGCCGATTCCACCGCTAACGCCGCTGACGCCACTTATGTCGATTCGTCGTCGAAGGGCGCCAACCCGCCGTCTGCCGTCCTAGTCGCCGCATCCACGCGCGGCGATGCGGCGCTGCTCGACCCCGTCACCGTCACGGCCACCCGTACCGCCACCGCCGCGAGCCGCACGGCCGCGTCCGTGTCGGTGATCACCGACGACGATCTCGAGGAACAGCAGGCCACCAACATCAAGGACGCGCTGCGCTACGAGCCGGGCGTCACGGTGCGCCGCACCGCGTATCGCCCCGGCAGCGCCGCACTCGGCGGCGGCCGCGACGGCGATTCGAGCATCAACATCCGCGGCCTCGAAGGCAATCGCGTGCTGCTGATGGAAGACGGCATCCGCCTGCCGAACGCGTTCTCGTTCGGGCCGCTCGAAGCCGGG
Protein-coding sequences here:
- a CDS encoding succinylglutamate desuccinylase/aspartoacylase family protein, with the protein product MQTQTHPLISPAVGTERQITSFHYGPRGGKKVYIQSSLHADELPGMLVAALLRRKIAALETAGKLRGEVVIVPVPNPIGLSQHVFGDHLGRFELGSMQNFNRNFYDLAALVLPRIEGRLTNDAQRNLAAVRAAMREALDEQKPRTELDSQRLALQKLSFDADIVLDLHCDSDAVLHLYTNPDLWEDVEPLARYLDAQASLLALNSVGNPFDEIHSFCWSDLSNRFGDRFPIPNGAISVTVELRSERDVSYEFAEKDAQGIVEYLTERGVIDGTPAPLPPLSHPATPLAGTDPLVAPVSGVIVFRTPVGAWIEAGQEVADIVDPLTDRVITLKSSVSGVLYARQIVRFATAGMEVARIAGATPIRTGSLLSA
- a CDS encoding LysR substrate-binding domain-containing protein encodes the protein MTRIRNHLNTAQLHAFVSAAHHKSLRAAARELGVTQPAITHTIRELETALNAELLVRSVRGVELTACGHALLPRAEQLLGDMRRTVEAVEQVKGEMSGRVAVGTMPSIALTALPHAVTAFRRSMPNVSLHLEEVTVPDALAQLRNGTLDIAAMHHVPALDRDFTQVPLLSTEFTVVMREGHPLAHARRLEELLDAEWIVTVGAEQFPHSVMSAMFDARGLPLPKRLLRSPMSFAVTLGLVARSDVIGCFTRPLAAMVAPLGIRTAELDESMPRFDLSIIARRDLLPTPAVSEFVSCLQRAVNETLG
- a CDS encoding porin, whose translation is MNKKLLTIAILAATAGTAHAQSSVTLYGVIDAGISYVNHSKTANGGSGKLFKYDDGVAQGSRWGLRGTEDLGGGLKAIFVLENGFNSGNGSIGQGGAIFGRQAYVGLSQSQFGTVTLGRQYSFSTDILGSNYSTGGNTVAGNYAYHVNDVDQLTSSRINNSVKFQSANYAGFTFGALYGFSNSTDFAGAAGTGATNTGGSSRAYSFGVNYANGPFALGAAYTDIRFPSQSSPAFSTTIANISTGNIRDLRTYGVGGRYIFGPATAWALWTRTQFTPVAAGASGTFYNAYEAGLKYAFTPALSAAAGYTYTNATQNGGSAHWNQGNLGLDYALSKRTDVYGLVVYQKASGNNVQAQIGSSTSYFNTSGTGSSNQLAARVGIRHKF
- a CDS encoding MetQ/NlpA family ABC transporter substrate-binding protein, producing MRRSILTGLGALAAALAFAAPGAHADPQTLKIGTMSGPDAQIWTEVTKVAAREGLAIKVIEFNDYVQPNAALDAGDLDANGFQHQPFLDSQIKQRGYRIVNVGLTYTAPMGFYSKKLKSLKDLPAGAKVGIQNDPSNGNRALLLLQKYGVIKLKAGAGTNGVNATPLDVAENPKKIRIVELDAAQLPRALPDLDAASINTDYAVKAGLTPAKDAIAIEDLRGPYANLIAVRAQDKDKPWVKKLVAAYESDDVRKFIDQKFGGAIVPAF
- a CDS encoding DUF3817 domain-containing protein encodes the protein MKQDDRNALRNLQYLSLLEATTLVVLVCVAVPLKHLAGYPAAVSVMGPVHGIAFAMYVWAVVGSASSGLWSKGEVARLVLSAVVPFAGLASAGWIARRRHAQ
- a CDS encoding DUF2866 domain-containing protein is translated as MIEDTVYSHLHALLTRQHSLPVQSCRVSVEMQRPWGRPYRLVEWTMHLDAPARRQIVPAESTDEEIAEVVASHVPGRLYGDGRLQF
- a CDS encoding DUF6232 family protein, which gives rise to MENAFNERGVTITRNGLSAAGQVFPLRDIRNVDVVKIPKNRVVPWLISLIGVAAAIAGGIGGSSGALVVGVMLAVVGYLAWTTQDVTYRLMVEMPDGKREALSSVDAEFVERVAQIVREARAATAAG
- a CDS encoding GlxA family transcriptional regulator, giving the protein MHTLAVLALPDVVPFDLGVACDTFARVRSPDVAQAYRVRVCSEHPRVAGDLFELRPPFRLDALADADTIVVPGTSVPLAPTSRRAIAALRAAAARGCRIASICSGAFVLAEAGLLDGLRATTHWLAAAELARRYPNVEVDPNVLFVDNGQILTSAGAAAGLDLCLHMIQADYGAAVAVDAARCAVAPRVREGGQAQFIAPEWPAGGDGLQGLMDWLQANLRKPLTLDAMARHASTSVRTLTRRFQAHTGTSPRQWLQTARVRHAQQLLEMTELSIEHVATEAGFGSVTAFRERFARIVGTSPQRYRQAFRARAGA
- a CDS encoding CopD family protein; its protein translation is MIYLVLKAVHVAAVVTFVGGLLMLSIGVRIANLAVHRAVRRWDRTVTAPALALVWITGIAIALNGHWFGATWLSVKLVVVTALAALHGILAGTLRRMERDDLVVVPARWLGQAAGAVVAAAGIVVGLVLIKPF
- a CDS encoding ABC transporter substrate-binding protein — protein: MKKILAAVTVAVLAVSAGTAYAKDWTTVRFGVDASYPPFESKDASGKVVGFDVDLGNEICRRMNAKCVWIENDFDGMIPALKARKFDGVLSSMSMTPARQEQIAFSEKLFNTPTRLVAKKGAGLMPTAESLKGKSIGVEQGTIQETYAKTYWAAKGVKVVPYQNQDQVYADLIAGRLDGALQDAVQAEIGFLKTPRGANFDFAGKDIDDPKTLGNGAGIGLRKEDTDLKAKIDSAITGMRKDGTYQKIAKKYFDFDVYGK